From Miscanthus floridulus cultivar M001 chromosome 15, ASM1932011v1, whole genome shotgun sequence, the proteins below share one genomic window:
- the LOC136509638 gene encoding SWR1 complex subunit 6-like isoform X2: MDGEEENIGPFRRTSARTRRMASRMASALASSDNRAQAALARLEALESDNAGVEVVDLNDDEYGSTDEEDPVLMQKKQSKIMKRKTRQGKALEKRAARSFMDVLQEANLESLPSHVPTYLRAAVGPPSTSSRRHYCSVCGSSANYTCVRCGTRFCSCRCQVIHNDTRCLKFVA, from the exons ATGGACGGGGAGGAAGAGAACATCGGGCCGTTCCGCCGGACCAGCGCCCGCACGCGCCGGATGGCCTCGCGCATGGCGTCCGCGCTCGCCAGCTCTGACAACCGCGCCCAG GCTGCTTTAGCTCGCCTTGAAGCCCTTGAGAGCGACAATGCCGGTGTTGAGGTGGTGGATCTTAATGATGATGAGTATGGATCCACGGATGAGGAAGACCCTG TCCTCATGCAAAAGAAGCAGTCCAAGATTATGAAACGCAAGACAAGGCAAGGGAAAGCTTTGGAGAAGCGGGCAGCAAGATCATTCATGGATGTCTTACAAGAA GCAAATCTGGAATCCCTGCCTTCTCATGTTCCGACATATTTGAGGGCAGCTGTGGGTCCACCAAGCACATCATCTCGACGGCACTACTGTTCAGTCTGTGGTAGTTCTGCAAACTATACATGTGTGAGGTGTGGAACACGGTTCTGTTCTTGCCGCTGTCAAGTCATACACAATGATACGCGCTGCCTGAAATTTGTGGCTTGA
- the LOC136509638 gene encoding SWR1 complex subunit 6-like isoform X1, which translates to MDGEEENIGPFRRTSARTRRMASRMASALASSDNRAQVTRRFKSTGCSCLPFFLLFQAAIYALLPGYGYLIICDATQAALARLEALESDNAGVEVVDLNDDEYGSTDEEDPVLMQKKQSKIMKRKTRQGKALEKRAARSFMDVLQEANLESLPSHVPTYLRAAVGPPSTSSRRHYCSVCGSSANYTCVRCGTRFCSCRCQVIHNDTRCLKFVA; encoded by the exons ATGGACGGGGAGGAAGAGAACATCGGGCCGTTCCGCCGGACCAGCGCCCGCACGCGCCGGATGGCCTCGCGCATGGCGTCCGCGCTCGCCAGCTCTGACAACCGCGCCCAGGTAACAAGGAGATTCAAGTCAACTGGCTGCTCCTgcctccccttcttcctcctatTCCAAGCTGCCATTTATGCTTTGCTGCCCGGTTATGGATACCTCATTATCTGTGATGCCACGCAGGCTGCTTTAGCTCGCCTTGAAGCCCTTGAGAGCGACAATGCCGGTGTTGAGGTGGTGGATCTTAATGATGATGAGTATGGATCCACGGATGAGGAAGACCCTG TCCTCATGCAAAAGAAGCAGTCCAAGATTATGAAACGCAAGACAAGGCAAGGGAAAGCTTTGGAGAAGCGGGCAGCAAGATCATTCATGGATGTCTTACAAGAA GCAAATCTGGAATCCCTGCCTTCTCATGTTCCGACATATTTGAGGGCAGCTGTGGGTCCACCAAGCACATCATCTCGACGGCACTACTGTTCAGTCTGTGGTAGTTCTGCAAACTATACATGTGTGAGGTGTGGAACACGGTTCTGTTCTTGCCGCTGTCAAGTCATACACAATGATACGCGCTGCCTGAAATTTGTGGCTTGA